Genomic window (Candidatus Krumholzibacteriota bacterium):
CTCGATTCCCGGGATGTCGATCGCGTCGTCGTAATCCTTCCGCGTGCACCTCTCCATGCAGGGATGGAAGCAGACGCGCCCCGTCACGGCGGGCATCGGGTTGTTCTCGACGAGCGTCTTCCACGCCTCCTCGAACCGCTTCTCGGTGACGAGGTAGATGTACTGCTGGATATTCTCGTTCGTCGGGCATCCGAGCCGGCACGGCGACGTCTTGAAATCGTAGACGGGTCTGACGTTCCGCCACGAGCCGGTCAGATTCCACGTCATGTCGCCGATGGTCATCGCCCGGATCGGCATCTCCCGGTAGCTCTCGAATACGATCTTCTCGGCCATCTGCCCTTCTGCCTCCTCGCTGGCACGTGTGAGGTGTCCGTCGCGCCGGTTGGTCAGGATACGATCTCGACCCCGTTGAACGCCTCTTCCGCCGCTTTCATGTTGTCCTCCTGCTTCACCGGCACGAGGTCCTCGATGGCGAGCTTGACGGCATCGAGACCGACGAGTTTCGTCGCGCCGGCGAACGCGCCGACGATCGCCGTGTTGACGATGGGCGTCGCGCGCGAACCGAGCCGGTACTTGATCGCGATCGACGCCGCGTCGATCAGGGCCACGTGGAATCGATCGATCAGCGTCTTGTCCTGCACGGGCTGGTTCGTGTTGATGACGATCCAGCCCCCCTCCTTGAGCCCGTCGGTGATGTTGACGGTATCTATGAGAATGGCGTCGAGAACGACGAGATGGTCCGGCTCGTAGATCTGGCACCGGTCCCGGATCTCCCCGTCCCCGACACGCGTGAAGGCCATGACCGGCGCGCCGCGGCGCTCGACGCCGAACGCCGGGAACGCCTGCACGTACTTCCCTTCCCGGAAGAACGCGTCCGCGAGGATCTCCGAGGCGATCACCGATCCCTGTCCGCCCCGTCCATGGGTCCTGATCTCGATCATACCCTACCCCTTGATCACAGGTTGTGTGAAGATGATGAAGGCACGGCGACGGGCGTCGGATCCGCACCGGCCTCGCCGGCACAACGCAAAAGAGGCTAAACCCTTACGGCTGTCCGGGTCAAGCCCTTTTTGTTATCTCTGAAAATATAATCTTTAACAGTCAACATCGCAAGTAATTAGCGGCGCGAAGCGGGAATACGCGGGATCCGGGAGGAAAAAGTACGCCCAGGAGGACTCGAACCCCCAACCTTCTGGTCCGTAGCCAGACGCTCTGTCCAGTTGAGCTATGGGCGCAACACCATGTTCTACACTTCGTTATCCCGCCCGGCGACCGGCGCCGCCGTGCGTTCGGTTCGGATACCGTCCTCGAGGACCAGTTCGAAGCCGCCGAAGGCCCCCGCGGCGAGGTTGTAGACGGCCGTCCAGAGAACGACCCCGATCGTCCCGAAGATCGCGTAGGAGACGGCGATGATCGGAACCATCACGAATCCGAGCCGCTGGATGGTCAGCATCTCGCCGCTCGCCGGCTGGCCGCCGAGCATGCCGGCGAGGAATCCCAGGCCGGAGAAGAG
Coding sequences:
- a CDS encoding 2-oxoacid:acceptor oxidoreductase family protein — its product is MIEIRTHGRGGQGSVIASEILADAFFREGKYVQAFPAFGVERRGAPVMAFTRVGDGEIRDRCQIYEPDHLVVLDAILIDTVNITDGLKEGGWIVINTNQPVQDKTLIDRFHVALIDAASIAIKYRLGSRATPIVNTAIVGAFAGATKLVGLDAVKLAIEDLVPVKQEDNMKAAEEAFNGVEIVS